In Fodinicola acaciae, the following proteins share a genomic window:
- a CDS encoding helix-turn-helix transcriptional regulator, translating into MLGGTAADELVGREKELDLLDRELDALGGGSAARTVEVVGEPGIGKTHLLRSVRSSARRRGHLVLAGRATEFEQPIPFAAIVDALDDHLAELPPDELAGLGADRLSLLAAVFPAVAVSTPAPAGNELITERYRMHRAIRALLEQLAADHGLVLTLDDVHWADPASIELLEHLRRHPPRAPLLLVTAYRPSQVPARLVASMAGENAGLTRLELGPLSVTDVSQLLGPDVSPARGRVLHRESGGNPFYLHALRSAPADPLTGMPAVSGASRQVISAELSALSPAQALVAYAAAVAGDPVDPQLVAVVTELSQAEAMEVLDQLLARDLLRVTEDGRRMQFRHPLVRHVAYVCAPASWRLGAHRRAASALAARPGDTAALLRAQHLVRSADPGDTETVEVLRWAAKHTGAYAPAAAAHFLAAALRLTPDAPGAAAERRELSIDLATALTADGRFDEARGLIGDVLRWLPTGHSEQRVRAVLLAAQIERLLGRNEVARLLLTGELSRLAAGVRVPGEPAGPAEIATAELKLELARSAVDGVITSRDRPLLAEIAGFARAHGLASLEAAAVGVHAVAANAVGDRLEGRRLTDLATELVDALPDEELARHPHAASRVAAGELDLGRLTAAVTHAERGLAVARRSGRSYLVIQMGVTLTVAYRLLGRLPEALACTEDMVDAAELTGSHYLRGIAHCLHAGVNAVLGVAPDRRALAEHARMVMASPSWWSRAALILAAEAMLVDGSDTGADECRRIMMSGHDESTLHALLPRPFGYRLLVRAELRRDDPEAAARWAELAESTTDPALPGQVGMARLARANVLLSAGDATDAATLAGEAAVLFREAGMRHEASRSLLIEADSLLAAGDQPAARVRLEEAAELLHSCGARKLHGITVRKLRRIGRQRRVTDLPRGTAPDQPAETLTTRETEIARLIGAGLTNQQIADRLVVSVRTVTTHVSNIFRKLNVTSRAELVAHLTD; encoded by the coding sequence GTGCTTGGCGGAACCGCCGCCGACGAGCTGGTCGGTCGCGAGAAGGAGCTCGACCTGCTGGACCGGGAGCTGGACGCGCTCGGCGGCGGGTCGGCCGCGCGTACCGTCGAGGTGGTCGGCGAGCCCGGCATCGGCAAGACCCACCTGCTGCGCAGCGTACGGTCGTCGGCGCGGCGACGCGGGCATCTGGTGCTGGCCGGACGCGCCACCGAGTTCGAGCAGCCGATCCCGTTCGCGGCGATCGTGGACGCGCTCGACGACCACCTGGCCGAGCTGCCGCCGGACGAACTGGCCGGGCTCGGTGCCGACCGGCTCAGCCTGCTGGCCGCGGTGTTTCCGGCGGTGGCGGTGAGTACGCCGGCGCCGGCCGGCAACGAGCTCATCACCGAGCGATACCGGATGCACCGCGCCATCCGTGCGCTCCTCGAACAGCTGGCCGCCGACCACGGCCTCGTCCTGACGCTGGACGACGTCCACTGGGCCGACCCAGCGTCGATCGAGCTGCTTGAGCACCTGCGCCGTCATCCGCCGCGCGCTCCGCTGCTGCTGGTCACCGCATACCGTCCCAGCCAGGTGCCGGCACGGCTGGTCGCCAGCATGGCCGGTGAGAACGCCGGCCTGACCCGGCTGGAGCTCGGTCCGCTGTCGGTCACCGACGTGAGCCAGCTGCTCGGCCCGGACGTGAGTCCGGCGCGCGGTCGCGTGCTGCACCGCGAGAGCGGCGGCAACCCGTTCTACCTGCACGCGTTGCGGTCCGCGCCGGCCGACCCGCTGACCGGCATGCCGGCGGTCTCCGGCGCCAGCCGGCAGGTGATCAGCGCGGAGCTGTCGGCGCTGTCGCCGGCGCAGGCACTCGTGGCGTACGCCGCGGCCGTCGCCGGCGACCCGGTCGATCCGCAGCTGGTCGCCGTGGTGACCGAGCTCAGCCAGGCCGAGGCGATGGAGGTGCTCGACCAGCTGCTCGCGCGCGACCTGCTGCGGGTCACCGAGGACGGCCGGCGGATGCAGTTCCGGCATCCGCTGGTGCGGCACGTCGCGTACGTGTGCGCACCGGCCAGCTGGCGGCTCGGCGCTCACCGCCGCGCGGCGTCGGCACTCGCGGCCCGACCCGGCGACACGGCCGCGTTGCTGCGCGCGCAGCACCTCGTACGCTCCGCCGACCCCGGCGACACCGAGACCGTCGAGGTGTTGCGTTGGGCGGCGAAGCACACCGGCGCGTACGCCCCGGCGGCGGCCGCGCACTTTCTCGCCGCGGCGCTGCGGCTCACACCGGACGCGCCTGGAGCGGCCGCCGAGCGGCGGGAGCTGAGCATCGATCTGGCGACCGCGCTGACCGCCGACGGCCGGTTCGACGAGGCTCGCGGCCTGATCGGGGACGTCCTGCGGTGGCTGCCAACCGGACACAGCGAGCAGCGCGTCCGTGCCGTGCTGCTGGCGGCGCAGATCGAGCGCCTGCTCGGCCGCAACGAGGTGGCGCGGCTGCTGCTGACCGGCGAGCTGAGCCGGCTGGCGGCCGGCGTACGGGTGCCGGGTGAGCCGGCCGGTCCGGCCGAGATCGCCACCGCGGAGCTGAAACTCGAGCTGGCACGCAGCGCCGTCGACGGCGTGATCACCAGCCGCGACCGTCCGCTGCTGGCCGAGATCGCCGGCTTCGCGCGCGCTCACGGACTGGCCTCGCTGGAGGCCGCCGCGGTCGGCGTACACGCCGTGGCCGCCAACGCCGTCGGCGACCGGCTGGAGGGCCGGCGGCTCACCGATCTGGCCACCGAGCTGGTCGACGCACTGCCGGACGAGGAGCTGGCGCGCCATCCGCACGCCGCGTCCCGGGTCGCCGCCGGCGAGCTCGACCTCGGCCGGCTGACCGCCGCGGTGACCCATGCCGAGCGGGGCCTCGCGGTGGCGCGGCGCAGCGGCCGCAGCTATCTGGTGATCCAGATGGGGGTCACGCTGACGGTCGCGTACCGGCTGCTCGGCCGGCTGCCGGAGGCGCTGGCGTGCACCGAGGACATGGTCGACGCGGCCGAGCTGACCGGCAGCCATTACCTGCGCGGCATCGCGCACTGCCTGCATGCCGGGGTCAACGCCGTACTCGGCGTCGCGCCGGACCGGCGTGCGCTGGCCGAGCACGCCAGGATGGTGATGGCGAGCCCGAGCTGGTGGTCGCGCGCGGCGCTGATCCTCGCGGCCGAGGCGATGCTGGTCGACGGCAGCGACACCGGCGCCGACGAGTGCCGGCGGATCATGATGTCCGGACACGACGAGTCGACACTGCATGCGCTGTTGCCGCGTCCATTTGGCTATCGGCTGCTCGTACGCGCCGAGCTGCGACGCGACGACCCGGAGGCGGCGGCGCGCTGGGCCGAGCTGGCCGAGTCGACCACTGACCCGGCACTGCCCGGTCAGGTCGGCATGGCCCGGCTCGCGCGCGCGAACGTCCTCCTGTCGGCCGGCGACGCGACCGACGCGGCGACGCTGGCCGGCGAGGCGGCGGTCCTGTTTCGCGAGGCCGGCATGCGGCACGAGGCGAGCCGGTCGTTGCTGATCGAGGCCGACAGCCTGCTGGCCGCCGGCGACCAGCCGGCCGCGCGCGTACGCCTGGAGGAGGCGGCCGAACTGCTGCACAGCTGCGGCGCGCGGAAGCTGCACGGCATCACGGTCCGCAAGCTGCGCCGGATCGGCCGCCAGCGCCGCGTCACCGACCTGCCCCGCGGCACCGCCCCTGACCAGCCGGCCGAGACCCTGACCACCCGCGAGACCGAGATCGCACGCCTGATCGGCGCCGGCCTGACCAACCAGCAGATCGCCGACCGCCTGGTGGTGAGCGTCCGTACCGTCACCACGCACGTCTCCAACATCTTCCGCAAACTCAACGTCACCTCCCGAGCCGAACTGGTCGCCCACCTGACCGACTGA
- a CDS encoding ferritin-like fold-containing protein, with product MQLRTLEDDLTGPQNAVVDLLGVLAYGTLIGFDRMAADARLAPDLRRRAVLSVMAADEMRNYELLARRLEEIGADPESAMAPFAYPLEAFHRATAPRSWLEGLVKAYVGDGIADDFYREVAEFLPEEADRRLVRQVLHDTRHADFAVAEVRAAIDGDPMVAGRLALWARRLVGEAFSQAQHVAAEREALTDLIIEGSGDINGIGELFKRLTSAHSSRMKALGLSN from the coding sequence GTGCAGCTGCGAACGCTGGAGGACGACCTGACCGGGCCGCAGAACGCAGTCGTGGATCTGCTGGGTGTGCTCGCGTACGGCACGCTGATCGGCTTCGACCGGATGGCCGCCGACGCTCGGCTGGCGCCGGATCTGCGCCGCCGCGCGGTGCTGTCGGTGATGGCCGCGGACGAGATGAGGAACTACGAGCTGCTGGCGCGGCGCCTGGAGGAGATCGGCGCCGATCCGGAGTCCGCGATGGCGCCGTTCGCGTACCCGCTGGAGGCGTTCCACCGCGCCACCGCTCCGCGCAGCTGGCTGGAGGGTCTGGTCAAGGCCTACGTCGGCGACGGCATCGCCGACGACTTCTATCGCGAGGTCGCCGAGTTCCTGCCGGAGGAAGCCGACCGGCGGCTGGTCCGACAGGTGCTGCACGACACCAGGCACGCCGACTTCGCCGTCGCCGAGGTCCGCGCCGCGATCGACGGCGACCCGATGGTCGCCGGCCGGCTGGCACTGTGGGCCCGCCGCCTGGTCGGCGAGGCCTTCAGCCAGGCCCAACACGTCGCCGCCGAACGCGAGGCCCTGACCGACCTGATCATCGAGGGCTCCGGCGACATCAACGGCATCGGCGAACTCTTCAAACGCCTCACCAGCGCACACTCGTCCCGCATGAAGGCACTCGGCCTCAGCAACTAA
- a CDS encoding DEAD/DEAH box helicase codes for MKGNLLSTENTLPEAETAARALDHSTTGAPEVEEAEELAARAPVSESAPLFASLGVRKETVAALEKVGISRAFAIQELTLPIALGGSDVIGQARTGTGKTLGFGIPILQSILAPAEGADGVPQALVVVPTRELCVQVSRDIAAAGKTRKVRVLSVYGGRAYEPQVSALRSGVDVVVGTPGRLIDLAEQRQLVLGKVRTLVLDEADEMLDLGFLPDIEKILRMIPDQRQTMLFSATMPGPIVTLARQFMKQPTHIRAEEPDEGRTVPATAQHVFRAHSLDKLEMLARILQADGRGLTMVFCRTKRQAQSLADDLEYRGFAVAAVHGDLGQGAREQALRAFRSGKVDVLVATDVAARGIDVAGVTHVVNYECPEDEKTYLHRIGRTGRAGASGVAVTFVDWDDLPRWQLINKTLELPFDDPPETYSTSPHLYEELRIPESATGVLPRAQRTRAGLDAEEVEDLGETGRGRRRGRGKPETAAKAKTEAAPRTPRTRKRTRGGKPVEQAPADGTEQAE; via the coding sequence GTGAAAGGTAACCTTCTGAGCACCGAAAACACGCTTCCAGAGGCCGAGACCGCCGCGCGCGCACTCGACCACTCCACCACTGGCGCACCCGAGGTCGAGGAGGCCGAGGAGCTGGCGGCCCGCGCACCCGTCTCGGAGTCGGCGCCGCTGTTCGCCTCTCTCGGCGTACGCAAGGAGACCGTCGCCGCGCTGGAGAAGGTCGGCATCAGCCGCGCGTTCGCGATCCAGGAGCTGACCCTGCCGATCGCGCTCGGCGGCTCCGACGTGATCGGCCAGGCCCGCACCGGCACCGGTAAGACGCTCGGCTTCGGCATCCCGATCCTGCAGTCGATCCTGGCGCCGGCCGAAGGCGCCGACGGCGTGCCGCAGGCACTGGTCGTGGTGCCGACCCGCGAGCTGTGTGTGCAGGTCAGCCGCGACATCGCGGCCGCCGGCAAGACACGCAAGGTGCGGGTGCTGTCGGTGTATGGCGGCCGGGCGTACGAGCCGCAGGTGAGCGCGCTGCGCTCCGGCGTCGACGTCGTCGTCGGCACGCCGGGCCGGCTGATCGACCTGGCCGAGCAGCGCCAGCTGGTGCTCGGCAAGGTCCGCACGCTGGTGCTGGACGAGGCCGACGAGATGCTCGACCTCGGCTTCCTGCCGGACATCGAGAAGATCCTCCGGATGATCCCCGACCAGCGCCAGACGATGCTGTTCTCGGCGACCATGCCGGGTCCGATCGTGACGCTGGCGCGGCAGTTCATGAAGCAGCCGACGCACATCCGCGCCGAGGAGCCCGACGAGGGCCGTACGGTGCCGGCCACCGCGCAGCACGTCTTCCGCGCCCACTCGCTGGACAAGCTGGAGATGCTGGCCCGCATCCTGCAGGCTGACGGCCGCGGCCTGACGATGGTCTTCTGCCGCACCAAGCGGCAGGCGCAGTCGCTGGCCGACGACCTGGAATACCGCGGCTTCGCGGTCGCCGCCGTGCACGGCGACCTCGGCCAAGGCGCACGGGAGCAGGCGCTGCGCGCGTTCCGCTCCGGCAAGGTCGACGTACTCGTCGCCACCGACGTGGCGGCCCGCGGCATCGACGTTGCCGGCGTGACCCACGTGGTCAACTACGAGTGTCCCGAGGACGAGAAGACCTACCTGCACCGCATCGGCCGCACCGGCCGGGCCGGCGCCAGCGGCGTCGCGGTGACCTTCGTCGACTGGGACGACCTGCCGCGCTGGCAGCTGATCAACAAGACCCTCGAGCTGCCGTTCGACGACCCGCCGGAGACGTACTCGACCTCGCCGCACCTCTACGAGGAGCTGCGCATCCCCGAGTCGGCGACCGGCGTGCTGCCGCGCGCGCAGCGTACGCGCGCCGGGCTGGACGCCGAGGAGGTCGAGGATCTCGGCGAGACCGGCCGCGGCCGGCGGCGCGGCCGTGGAAAGCCGGAGACGGCCGCGAAGGCGAAGACGGAGGCGGCGCCGCGTACGCCGCGGACCCGCAAGCGGACCAGGGGTGGGAAGCCGGTGGAACAGGCGCCGGCCGACGGCACCGAGCAGGCTGAGTGA
- a CDS encoding translation initiation factor 2: MTGPDEVWRRPDATAEPDVAPTPPPVVAYEPPPRMQLPPPWVGSGPLLAQQPPPPPLPEQDHAAIDAEEARALTVTVGFAIGAAALAIILVIFLLVRQLF, encoded by the coding sequence GTGACCGGTCCCGACGAGGTGTGGCGGCGACCGGACGCGACGGCCGAGCCGGACGTCGCGCCCACGCCGCCGCCGGTGGTCGCGTACGAGCCGCCGCCGCGCATGCAGTTGCCGCCGCCGTGGGTCGGGTCGGGTCCGCTGCTGGCACAGCAGCCGCCGCCACCACCGCTGCCGGAGCAGGACCACGCCGCCATCGACGCCGAGGAGGCGCGAGCGCTGACGGTGACCGTCGGCTTCGCGATCGGAGCGGCCGCGCTGGCCATCATCCTGGTGATCTTCCTGCTGGTCCGGCAGCTCTTCTGA
- a CDS encoding ParA family protein — MAGVDPRVVTFANQKGGVGKTTTVACLGAALAERGRRVLLVDLDPQACLTFSVGLDPDDIEPSMYEVMLGQVDPRAAIVSTEEGPDLLPASIELAGCEARLLPVQDREYRLRQALTRIAGQRQPYDVVLVDCPPTLGMLTINGLTAADELVIPLQCETLAYRGVGQLLDTVTIDVVGITNPGLKVLGVLPTLYDGRTAHSREVLADITDRYGVAVLSPPIPRTIRFAEAPAAGRTLLSTDSSGKGARAYRELASALFLDR, encoded by the coding sequence ATGGCAGGCGTGGATCCCCGGGTTGTCACCTTCGCCAACCAGAAGGGCGGCGTCGGCAAGACGACCACGGTCGCCTGCCTCGGCGCCGCTCTGGCCGAGCGGGGCCGGCGCGTACTGCTGGTCGACCTCGATCCGCAGGCCTGCCTGACCTTCTCGGTGGGCCTGGATCCGGACGACATCGAGCCGTCGATGTACGAGGTGATGCTCGGTCAGGTCGACCCGCGCGCGGCGATCGTCTCGACGGAGGAGGGGCCCGACCTGCTGCCGGCGTCGATCGAGCTGGCCGGCTGCGAGGCGCGGCTGTTGCCGGTCCAGGACCGTGAATACCGGCTGCGGCAGGCGCTGACCAGGATCGCCGGGCAGAGGCAGCCGTACGACGTCGTGCTGGTCGACTGCCCGCCGACGCTGGGGATGCTGACGATCAACGGACTGACCGCGGCGGACGAGCTGGTGATCCCGCTGCAGTGCGAAACACTGGCCTATCGCGGCGTCGGCCAGCTGCTCGACACGGTCACCATCGACGTCGTCGGCATCACCAACCCCGGCCTGAAGGTGCTCGGCGTGCTGCCGACCCTGTACGACGGCCGGACGGCGCACTCGCGTGAGGTGCTGGCCGACATCACCGACCGGTACGGCGTCGCCGTGCTGTCGCCGCCGATCCCGCGGACGATCCGCTTCGCCGAGGCGCCGGCCGCGGGTCGTACGCTGCTGTCCACCGACAGCTCCGGCAAAGGTGCGCGCGCGTATCGCGAGCTGGCCTCGGCTCTGTTTCTCGATCGTTGA
- a CDS encoding alpha/beta fold hydrolase — MSQISAHHAVARRVGDTAVLDSRPAGEPRGTALLVPGYTGSKEDFADLLDPLSARGFRVVAMDQPGQYESAGPDDVTAYTTDWMGSVIREVARTLGPVHLLGHSYGGLTGRAAVIAEPALFRSLTLLASGPARPDGARTAQIDVLESVHASGGMDAVFDQLERLAMADPAWQSRPRELRDFARRRFVASSWAGLRGMGHGLVTEPDRVDELRATGVRLLVAYGEHDDAWSPAAQAAMAERLGARNEMIAGAIHSPAIEATEATVKLLDDFWSPA, encoded by the coding sequence GTGAGCCAGATCTCCGCACACCACGCGGTGGCGCGTCGCGTCGGCGACACGGCCGTGTTGGACAGCCGGCCGGCCGGCGAGCCGCGCGGCACCGCGCTGCTGGTCCCCGGCTACACCGGATCCAAGGAGGACTTCGCCGACCTCCTCGACCCGCTGTCGGCACGCGGTTTCCGCGTGGTGGCGATGGACCAGCCGGGCCAGTACGAGTCGGCCGGACCAGACGACGTGACCGCGTACACCACCGACTGGATGGGGTCGGTGATCCGCGAGGTCGCGCGCACGCTCGGTCCGGTGCACCTGCTCGGCCACTCGTACGGCGGTCTGACCGGCCGCGCCGCGGTGATCGCCGAGCCGGCGTTGTTCCGGTCACTGACCCTGCTGGCCTCCGGACCGGCGCGGCCGGACGGTGCGCGTACGGCTCAGATCGACGTCCTGGAGTCGGTGCATGCCAGCGGCGGCATGGACGCGGTCTTCGACCAGCTGGAGCGGCTGGCGATGGCCGACCCGGCCTGGCAGTCACGGCCGCGGGAGCTGCGCGATTTCGCCCGCCGGCGGTTCGTGGCCTCGTCCTGGGCCGGCCTGCGCGGCATGGGGCACGGCCTGGTGACCGAGCCGGACCGGGTCGACGAGCTGCGCGCGACCGGCGTACGGCTGCTGGTCGCCTACGGCGAGCATGACGACGCCTGGTCGCCGGCCGCGCAGGCGGCGATGGCCGAGCGGCTTGGCGCGCGCAACGAGATGATCGCCGGTGCGATCCACTCCCCTGCCATCGAAGCGACGGAGGCGACGGTGAAACTGCTCGACGACTTCTGGTCGCCGGCATGA
- a CDS encoding oxygenase MpaB family protein — MTAELFGPDSVTWRVHRDPALILGGLRALFLQALLPAAMRGVAQNSDFRADPWGRLIRTAEFVGVTTFGTAEAARRAAARVRGIHRRLTAVDPDTGVTYRIDEPDLLLWVHCAEVDSYLSVTRRAGLRLSGADADRYVAEQVVSAELVGIDPGHPLLPRSVRDLERYFSWKRGELALTDEAVAAARFLLSPPMPAWVRFGTPAAPAWAGLATLGFALMPRWARRLYALPGLPTTDVGAAAITAGLRMAALAIPPSLRDGPHYKAAVARTTAA, encoded by the coding sequence ATGACGGCGGAGCTGTTCGGGCCGGACAGCGTGACCTGGCGCGTACACCGCGACCCGGCGCTGATCCTCGGTGGCCTGCGCGCGCTTTTCCTGCAGGCGTTGCTGCCGGCGGCGATGCGCGGCGTGGCGCAGAACTCCGACTTTCGCGCCGATCCGTGGGGCCGGCTGATCCGTACGGCCGAGTTCGTCGGCGTGACGACCTTCGGCACGGCCGAGGCGGCGCGCCGGGCCGCGGCGCGCGTACGCGGCATCCACCGGCGGCTCACCGCCGTCGACCCCGACACTGGCGTGACCTACCGGATCGACGAGCCCGACCTGCTGTTGTGGGTGCACTGCGCGGAAGTCGACTCGTACCTGAGCGTCACCCGCCGCGCCGGCCTGCGGCTGTCGGGGGCCGACGCCGACCGGTACGTCGCCGAGCAGGTCGTGTCGGCGGAGCTGGTCGGCATCGACCCCGGCCATCCTCTGCTGCCCCGGTCGGTGCGCGACCTGGAGCGGTATTTCTCCTGGAAGCGCGGTGAGCTGGCACTGACCGACGAGGCGGTCGCGGCGGCCAGGTTTCTGCTGTCGCCGCCGATGCCGGCCTGGGTCCGCTTCGGCACGCCGGCCGCGCCGGCCTGGGCCGGCCTGGCGACGCTCGGTTTCGCGCTGATGCCGCGGTGGGCGCGGCGGCTGTACGCACTGCCTGGCCTGCCGACGACGGACGTGGGCGCGGCCGCGATCACCGCCGGCCTGCGGATGGCCGCGCTGGCGATCCCGCCGAGCCTGCGCGACGGCCCGCACTACAAGGCCGCGGTGGCTCGTACGACCGCCGCCTGA
- a CDS encoding FAD-dependent oxidoreductase: MTKNEARIAIVGGGLGGLACARVLQNHGMDVTVFEQEPSPDGRSQGGTLDMHSDTGQVALRTAGLYDEFRRLSRPEGQQWRLLDHRTAAVLTDVPAEGEDRPEIDRGDLRGLFLDALKPDTVQWGRGIESVAELDAFDLVVGADGAWSKVRAAITGAKPVYSGVTFIETHFDRIDERHPMIAAMIGNGTMLAKGPRKAVFAQRNSNGHVRTYVALRGDQSHLDFADTAAIRAYLSETYEGWHENLRALFIHNDGGFIHRPIHALPVPHVWQHKPGLTLVGDAAHLMAPLGVGANLALLDGTELATALATEPTIDEAVRAYEAVMLPRSVQTAKEVHEGLETLMP; the protein is encoded by the coding sequence ATGACGAAGAACGAAGCACGGATTGCGATAGTCGGTGGCGGCCTCGGCGGACTCGCGTGTGCGCGCGTGCTGCAAAACCACGGCATGGACGTGACGGTCTTCGAGCAGGAGCCGTCGCCCGACGGCCGCTCGCAGGGTGGCACGCTCGACATGCACAGCGACACCGGTCAGGTGGCCCTGCGCACGGCCGGCCTGTACGACGAGTTTCGCCGGCTCTCGCGGCCGGAAGGCCAGCAGTGGCGCCTGCTCGACCACCGGACGGCGGCCGTCCTCACCGACGTGCCAGCCGAAGGCGAGGACCGCCCGGAGATCGACCGCGGTGACCTACGCGGCCTCTTCCTCGACGCGCTGAAGCCGGACACCGTCCAGTGGGGTCGCGGCATCGAGTCGGTGGCCGAGCTCGACGCCTTCGACCTCGTGGTCGGCGCGGACGGCGCCTGGTCGAAGGTACGCGCGGCGATCACCGGCGCGAAGCCGGTCTACAGCGGTGTCACGTTCATCGAGACGCACTTCGACCGGATCGACGAGCGGCATCCGATGATCGCGGCCATGATCGGCAACGGCACGATGCTCGCCAAAGGACCGCGGAAGGCGGTTTTCGCGCAGCGCAACAGCAACGGCCACGTACGCACCTACGTGGCACTGCGCGGCGACCAGAGCCACCTGGATTTCGCCGACACCGCGGCGATCCGCGCCTACCTGAGCGAAACGTACGAGGGATGGCACGAAAATCTGCGAGCGCTGTTCATCCACAACGACGGCGGCTTCATCCACCGGCCGATCCACGCGCTGCCAGTGCCCCATGTCTGGCAACACAAACCCGGCCTGACGCTGGTCGGCGACGCCGCACACCTGATGGCGCCCCTCGGCGTCGGCGCCAACCTGGCATTGCTGGACGGCACCGAGCTGGCGACCGCGCTGGCCACCGAACCGACCATCGACGAGGCGGTGCGCGCGTACGAGGCGGTCATGCTGCCGCGCTCGGTCCAGACGGCCAAAGAGGTCCACGAAGGCCTGGAAACCCTTATGCCGTAA
- a CDS encoding RecB family exonuclease, whose translation MPTRLFSCTPSRLASYEQCPRRYRMTYVDRPQLPKGPPWAHNSLGASIHNALRSWFELPPDLRTPTGVAGLLATGWLTDGFRDREQSEAVKARATGWLKAYVEDVDPAFDPVGLERTVATTTERLAVSGRVDRIDQRGEELVIVDYKTGRSPLSSDDTRGSRALALYALAARRTLRRPCMRVELHHVPTGSVHAHEHTEESLARHVRRAEDTAADIVAATGAVSAGADADEVFRPTPGPMCSWCDWRRHCPEGQAAAPPKDPWVAVE comes from the coding sequence ATGCCAACGCGTTTGTTCAGCTGCACGCCGTCCCGGCTGGCGTCCTATGAGCAGTGTCCGCGCCGCTATCGGATGACCTACGTCGACCGTCCGCAGCTGCCGAAGGGGCCGCCGTGGGCGCACAACTCGCTCGGCGCGAGCATCCACAACGCGCTGCGCAGCTGGTTCGAGCTGCCGCCTGACCTGCGTACGCCGACCGGTGTGGCCGGCCTGCTGGCGACCGGCTGGCTGACCGATGGCTTCCGCGACCGCGAGCAGTCCGAGGCGGTGAAGGCACGCGCGACCGGCTGGCTGAAGGCGTACGTGGAGGATGTGGACCCGGCTTTCGACCCGGTCGGCCTGGAGCGGACGGTCGCCACCACGACCGAGCGGCTGGCGGTGTCCGGCCGGGTCGACCGGATCGACCAGCGCGGCGAGGAGCTGGTGATCGTCGACTACAAGACCGGCCGGTCGCCGTTGTCGAGCGACGACACGCGGGGATCGCGCGCGTTGGCGCTTTACGCGCTGGCCGCTCGTCGTACGCTCCGGCGGCCGTGCATGCGGGTCGAGCTCCATCACGTGCCGACCGGGTCCGTACACGCGCACGAGCACACGGAGGAGTCGCTGGCTCGGCACGTGCGGCGGGCCGAGGACACCGCGGCTGACATCGTGGCGGCGACCGGCGCGGTGTCGGCCGGCGCCGACGCCGATGAGGTGTTCCGGCCGACGCCGGGTCCGATGTGCTCGTGGTGCGACTGGCGGCGGCACTGTCCGGAGGGGCAGGCCGCCGCGCCGCCGAAGGATCCGTGGGTCGCGGTCGAATAG
- a CDS encoding MarC family protein: protein MNVRLFGEAFVTLFVIMDPPGTVPLFLALTSLQSSAARSRAAWQAVAVAVSVITVFAVAGQQILAYLSISLPALQGAGGLLLLLVALQLLTGTEKPPEQVADVNVALVPLGTPLLAGPGAIVATIVFTKRATSLADYLAIAAAIVAVHLALYLFLRFSTVIVRIVRDSGIVLITKISGLLVSAIAVQLIASSVYGFVENHP, encoded by the coding sequence ATGAACGTCCGGCTGTTCGGCGAGGCGTTCGTGACGCTGTTCGTGATCATGGACCCGCCTGGCACCGTGCCGCTTTTCCTCGCGCTCACCTCACTTCAGTCGAGTGCGGCGCGGTCGCGTGCGGCCTGGCAGGCGGTCGCGGTGGCGGTCTCGGTCATCACGGTCTTCGCGGTCGCCGGCCAGCAGATCCTCGCCTACCTCAGCATCAGCCTGCCGGCGTTGCAGGGCGCCGGCGGCCTGTTGTTGCTGTTGGTCGCGCTGCAACTGTTGACCGGTACGGAAAAACCGCCGGAGCAGGTGGCCGACGTCAACGTCGCGCTGGTGCCGCTCGGCACGCCGTTATTGGCCGGTCCCGGCGCGATCGTGGCCACGATCGTGTTCACCAAGCGCGCCACCAGCCTCGCCGACTATCTGGCGATCGCCGCCGCGATCGTGGCGGTGCACCTCGCGCTGTATCTGTTCCTGCGGTTTTCCACGGTGATCGTGCGGATCGTGCGGGACAGCGGGATCGTGCTGATCACCAAGATCTCCGGTCTGCTGGTGTCGGCGATCGCCGTACAGCTGATCGCCAGCTCGGTCTACGGGTTCGTCGAGAACCATCCGTAG